In Carassius auratus strain Wakin chromosome 41, ASM336829v1, whole genome shotgun sequence, the DNA window GACTTTGTACGTTTGTTAAAATTTGTTGGCTTAAATATGAGTTTATTAACCTAAGAATTTAAATTTACTAATTTGGAAATACTAATGTGGAATTTGACTTAAATTTACTCccatgaaatgaaatattaaaacgcGTAGGCTAGACACTGcataagtttaaataaaatgagatGGTATAGTGTATATTTTACATGATGGGCTGTAGACTGTTTGTGCATTTATGCATAATTATGAAGATTGTCTTATATGTTACAGAGTGGGAGGTCTGTAGGCTATTTCTGTATCATGTTTTATTAATTCGATTCATGCTTCCGTGATTGTGCTTTCGTGTGCTACTTCAGTAACATGATAATCATAAATAATCTTGTATATGGGCAACACTTAAATGATATTGCCATATAAACATCTTAATGTACATACTGTTCCTCATCTTTCTCCTGGGTGGCTCCTGAGATACTTTAGAATGCTAATCTACTTGCAAAGAGGAGCGGTACAGTTCCTCAAAGGAGGTTGTGCTAGACGGGTCATTCTTCCACCCCTCCAAAAAGGGTACCACACTCCCCCACGTGGTTATTTGCAAAACAACCCTCAAAGCCCAGTAATTTCCCATGGTTTTGCTGCTCACGCTCTTTAGACTGGCGGGGAGAGGAGAAGAAAGGGGAAAAAGAGAAATCGTCTAGTGAAAGTGGCCAATTGCGAGTAACCGGGACCACGGCGCCCGGCAGCCAACCAAGCGGCCCGCGAGAAGTAATAAGGAACCCTGGTGGGCTGTAGTCGGCGAGGAACCAATGCACGCGTAGGGGAGGCGTGTCTTAGCTCTTCTCCAAGACCTCCCAGAGCAGGTTGTTGCGTTTTGGGCTCTAAAGCTCAAAGATCTCCGAAGTGCTTGTCAGTTTTCTAAGTCGGAGCCATGGCGACAACAGCTCAGTATATTCCGCGGAATAACTCATTGCCTTCGAACCCGCTAATGCATCCTGATTCGGACAGGATGCACCAGGGGACGACCTACAGAGAGGTGCAGAAAATGATGCACCACGAGTACTTACAAGGGCTAGCGACCAACACGGGACATCCGATGAGCCTAACGCACCACCAGTGGCTGCCCACCTCCAACACCGACTGGACCAGCGGCACCCACATCGGACAAGCGGAGCACAACAAAGGCAGTGTGCAGAGCAGGGAAGACCTGGGGAACGGCTATCACAGATCGCATCTGGTCCACCAGCCGACGCAAAACAGCCACCACGGATCATGGGCGCCGACCACAACACACCACTTATCCCCGCTCTCTCCAGCCTCCAATGGTCACCAATCGCTGGTTTACTCTCAGACGGGCTACACTATGTTAAGCCCCCAGTCGTCGCTGCACCACAGCTTGCGGGACCCGCTCCACGATGACGCGGGTAGCCTTGACAACCAGATGGAGTCACCTCAGCAGCCGTTCAGCCACCATCAGGACCACTCGGACGAAGACGCCCCGAGCTCCGACGACCTGGAGCAGTTCGCCAAACAGTTCAAGCAAAGGCGCATCAAACTTGGTTTTACGCAAGCGGACGTGGGCTTAGCGCTGGGCACGCTCTACGGAAACGTCTTTTCCCAGACCACCATCTGTCGATTTGAGGCTCTGCAACTGAGTTTCAAGAACATGTGCAAACTTAAGCCTCTGCTTAACAAATGGCTCGAGGAGACCGATTCAAACACTGGCAGCCCCACGAATTTGGACAAGATTGCAGCACAGGGCCGGAAACGAAAGAAGAGGACCTCCATCGAAGTCGGAGTGAAAGGGGCACTGGAAAACCATTTCTTAAAGTGCCCCAAGCCCTCCGCTCACGAAATCACCTCTTTAGCTGGCACTCTGCAGTTGGAAAAAGAGGTTGTGCGTGTATGGTTTTgcaacagaagacagaaagagaaaagaatgaCACCGGTGGGGGTCCCTCATCCAACCATGGAGGACGTATACTCACAAGCGGAGACACCCCCTCTCCATCACACGCTACAGAGTCCTGTCCAGTGACTGCTTTCGTAAACTGTGTACTTGTTTAAAAAAGAACCTACAATGGATTTTGTTTATCCCCTTGGTTTATCCCAAGTGATCAGAGACAGAAAGTTTGGGAAGAGTTCACGGACAGCTTACGGGACGCCAATAATTCCGAATAACGTGAAAATGCATTAATTAGCCTACAACGTCAGCTTCGCGTGCATTTATCATATCAGTACCAGTGTTTACGAAAATCTTATCGTTTGTGCCACTATAGAAAAAAATCGATTCTTTCAACGCCGACCAAAGGGAGCTACGAGCCACAAAAGGGCAATTTCTCCTGGACAAAGGAGAGTGGACAGTGCTTGTATTAAAGCGATCAACCAGATTAATTATTACGATGATTTATCCGATATTATTAgtgttgtttactttttttttcttttttttttaacgttaaGATATTATTTTTCTGTCTAGCGAGTATTTTACTTTAATATCAACTAAGACGGTTGAAATTCGTGATGTAAAAGTACAGGCACTTGGTCAAAACCTCCAAAACAAGCAAGTGCACCAGAAACTGTTTACAATGATCATTTCTTAGCACCTGCTATCGTCTAAAGATGCATAGACGTTAAAATGGCAACGTGAATACACTGTCTGAAACTATATTTAGTCATATTGAGTTCTACTGCTTTCACTTTTGTCCTCTTTGCATGAGGcacttataatgttttataatgttattttagtttcattgctttctttttttatgtaaacgaCATCAATGCTTTGCTGGTTTACAGTTTTTTGAACCGGCACTATTACAGCAAGGAAACATATTGAGAGTTATGagtcaaaaagaaagaaatatctcAGGTAATTTTCAGTGCCCAAAAATCGTGCTGTACTCTTAGTTCTTCTTCAATATTGGCCAACTCTTGACACTCTCTATGTCAGCTGTGCCCGTTTAGTTTATGTGAATTACATTTTGCGTCCTACTCATGAGCCTGGACACGGAGAAAAGTAGTTGGTATAGTGAAAAAGGGatgtattttctggactatttTTCGGGATTGGGGGAAAAATAGGAGGCTGGTAACGTTTGGTGTTGTTTCTCAAGATCTGGCATTTTTCATTGGACAGCAGGTGTTCATTTCTACAGTGTTATTTGAAACAGTGTGAATATACAACCTTTtccaaaaaaagtaataaagataaaaaataataataataattacaagagaaaagattttaaataaatagttgtcAGGATTATTTCCAATATGTAAATATGTCGAATATGTAAACATATGTATTTGTTCTGGgttcgttttgttttgttttccgggCAGTTTTGTACACTTACTAAttccaagaagatattttaatatttcatttatgaccatttatatatctatatatttatttcctACGTGTGTTTGGAGCTTTTTTTGTTCGGCTCTGATGATTATGTTGCAGTGGattacaaatgttttgtttactacATTGGTTGTATGTTGATTGCGAAATGTAGACTGCAAAGTCAcgtttatatttatgttatagtaatattttattacttacATAAAACATATATACAAAAACACGACTTCTGTCTTTTTTGAAGCACATTTTCACGCATATAATGGTTATGGTGAACGATATAAGGGTTTATAAAATAACTCAGGATTCCttgtcttcttttttcttttctttttttctctttttttgccatTCGAACCTTAAAATTGTTGGTCGATGTATTTAAATCAATGCACAGATTAATTCTATGAtcacgtaattttttttttgctcatgcacgattaaatgaattaaaaataattcaaacaaaaataacattctaATGTGGACAATcatgtagttaaaaaaaacattttgaacagaCATTATATGTTTTTCCAGCTAGAAAAGTAAAAAATTCACTTTCGCtctattaaaacataattaaaagtaCGATTAATGGAAATGCACAAGCTTTGTAAGAGAACACTATAACATAACGGCGACATCTAGTCTACAATAATGCATTTAGGGCCTATATATTGAGGTAGGCTATATGTCAAACTTTTAAAGTCTAATACAAGGCCTACCATTCATTTAACGAATTTCTAGTTTCTTATTTCATAAACTCTaggtttatacatttttaaatagtataaTTTGTGATTATTCTAAAACCCAGTTGATTGTGTCATGactgttttttgtaaaaaaaaataataataataataattataataataaatacaaatacttaAAAGGACTTAGCTAAATTCGTTTGATTCACATTAGGAATTTGCCGGATTTTATCCGTGACTCGTAAATCAGAATTAGAAGAAGATTCTTGTTTTATCTTATCTTAGGAATTTCTACTGTTTAAGAAGTTATAAGAACGCTTGAGAAAAATCAAAGCATGTATCAGGATGCTGATAAATGCTGGTTGAAAATGAACGTAGTCATGTGATATCTATGATTATAAAGGTAATGTTATGTGTTATTGAGTAATGCAAATAGTATAATGTAGGCTAAATCATGTTTTCTGGCAAAACTATTACCCTATTTGCTAAATTGCAGACAGGTCCTATTAACAGTTATGTTAACAATATTTTCAATCTGTCGTTGGAtatgtaattttttgttgttgatgttgttgaaaAGTTCTAATTTTAATTCTATTCGTTTTTCCCCGGTTCTTTTTCCATTCGCATTAGATTTGGGGTGCTTTATGTATTACGTATATATACAAATGgcaacttttattaataaaatctatccatctctctatctatctatattcatcTCAACATCCTAAACAAGCTTTGCCTGCAGTCAAAGTTAATACCAACCGAGATAAGGTTTGTTAGGCTATAAATTAAACATAAGTGATCAAGTTTAAAATTCTTATACCCtggcttcttcttctttttttcttttattttcttagaCAAATAACATTTCTGGTTTGTGATATATGTGACCCTGCCTGTGAAAGCTCAgctaaagcatgtgtgtgtgtgtgtgtgtgtgtgtgtgtgcgtgtgtgtgtgtgtgtgtgtgtgtgtgatttactaTTTTGTACATAAAATCGTCCTTCGTAAAGATGTAATGAACATTCTGTGCAAATACCTTtgtatctttaatactgataagTCAAAGATGTCAAATATTGAAATCATAGTGAGATTAATTGTTgaaatcaagctttgatgcttgttatctcattattagattttgagacttgagcctggatttcacagacaGTGTCACATATGTGATGCGAGCTGTGTGTCCAATTATTCAGGCATCGCATTGGAAGAGAAGTTATGAACAAACCGTGATTCCCAAGCGCCCCCTAACGACGTGAAGAATTAATGCACGAGCCACGGTGCATTGGGTTCGTGGTTCAGTTTTCCACAATCCTCCTCAAAAAGTCATCCAAATAATCCACTGGTTCTCAGATTATGTGTTTTCTTTAATCCCATGCCAACATGTATCACTAAAAAgtttataggcctatttaaaaaaaaaataactgcttGCTGTTACAAATTAGAGCATATTTTTGTTAGGTTGTCTTTTGGCACATCTTTTCTTCTAATAAATCAGCTTCCTAAAACAGGAACTTATTCCCAAAGCTTTACAGTCTATAGATCAAATCTTACAGAATCTGTATTACTTCATTATTTCCTTGTTAGAGAGAGAGTGTAGCTTTTCTTTAATATCTAGTGTTTGTTGGAAAATGGGAAGAAATCGAAAGGAATATTTTCAAGCATATGTCTATTCTACTagaaagagagatagaaagaTTAGGAAAGAGATAAGCATCTTAGAATATGCAGTTACCTTCCATGTTTTAGCCCACCCGGAAAGAGCAAAGGTGGTACAGGTGTGTCTAGGTGAAGAAGAGCTAATGGGAATCGGTTAAACTATGGAATTGAAGAGTAATGTTACCTGGAATGAGAGTGTgtggcacatacacacacacacaaatcttttttatcattaaaactaCTCAAGTAAACTGCACTTTTCTAAATGTGACATCATATTAACTAATCCGCTACTAAAAATGACTTACCACTGTGGTTATAAATAGGCACAGTAAACCATGAATGAATCTGTGTGGAATGAGTCTCCGGGGCCAGAGTTTCTCCAGATGTCACTATGAACGACAGCTCTGTAAGAAAGCAGATAGCATGTCCACAGCAGGCTGCGTTTCCAAAGAGTTAGGCTTTTGTTCAGATGGGATGTATACTGTGATTGACGGTGACTTATGAACCACTAAATTATGCACCATATATTTCCAGTGACCACCAGTTAAACTATCAGGACAAAggatgtgcattaattcatcctgCTGTGAGACAAagtcatattatcatggtttctTACATGTTATAatgattttgcattattttagctTCCTTTAATGGTGATTTTATTATAAACTTTCGTAGGCCCTATATGTAAGACATGATTGTTTGGTGCTTTCTATAAAAAATGGATCACAAAACTGGCTTCTAAAGTCTTACAAGTTCTCAAACTTTATGGAGAGACAGACTAAGGGTTTAGTGTATAAAGACACTAAATGCTTGAAGCTTGAATAAGAAACACCCATTAAAGACAATCTATAGGAGAAGAGCACTTAAATGTGCAAGTATGATGAGTACAGCTTTGTTAGTTATGCATAATTACACCAAGCAACAGGACGATGCACTCGGGGATGGCCATTGCCATCAGGCTTACCTGAAAACCCAGTGCTCCTTTCCCTCTCCACTGTACAAATCACTTCCTGGCTCATGCCCACATCTGGCGAACCACAGACCCGGGCTGAGCCTGGGCATTTGAGACACAATGACACCTCCTCCATCAGTAGAGTGCCATCCAATACAGGAGATGTGGATTAGCAATGATTAGCAGGGATTATAGCTGGTTAATGGTGGGAAAATACATTAGGAGCCACAGGCTCAGGGAGGGATTTCGCACACGCTAACAGATTTGCATTGATCCAGAGCAAATGAATGAGGATTAGCCGCATCTATCTacagataaataaaattaagcGTATTATTTGGGCACAGGCTGTTATTAATGACATTACATACACCAAAACAATGCCGGTAATTATAACAAATGGgacaaataatgcatttaatgtatttttaaatttgtcttgtttttttgtgtgtgagaagATTTTCAGGAGTCTGTTTAAAAAACTTGCTCTCAATGGGatacacccaaaaatgacaattctgtcatcatttaccctccctcatgttgttctacaGTTGTATGATTGACAtgtaacacaaaatatattttaaataaaaataaggggCTGCTTTGATTTTCAatataagagagagaaaaaacatctcattttgtgtcCTGCAGAAGAAGGGCAGTCATGCATGTATGGAACAATATTAGGGTGAATAAATTAAGACAGCACTTTATTCACAATTTAATAGTATTTAACACATGTATCAtgcaaaatttagtttttaagacaaaaaaaaacaaaactaaactgaaCATTCTTTGCAGCTGTGTCTTCAAGCCTGCTACAGTATGTAAACACATTCacatattaaatgaataatagcATTTTGATATTTACACatcatttctgtgtttttatctGGATCAAATATAGTTTGTGCCTCCTCCATTTTTCTTCAAAAACAGCCTTTTTGTGAAACTGCATTACATTGTGACAGACTTCCAAAACAATTCCTGCAGAAACATGCCAACTGTGAAGAagaatcttatatatatatatataccgtatataccgtatatacaggtgcatctcaataaatgtagtggaaaagttcattgtgaaatttgtgtatttaataaattcaatgcacacagactgaagtagtttaagtctttggttctattaattgtgatgattttggctcacatttaacaaaagtgaGAAACAGTG includes these proteins:
- the LOC113059180 gene encoding POU domain, class 3, transcription factor 1-like — protein: MATTAQYIPRNNSLPSNPLMHPDSDRMHQGTTYREVQKMMHHEYLQGLATNTGHPMSLTHHQWLPTSNTDWTSGTHIGQAEHNKGSVQSREDLGNGYHRSHLVHQPTQNSHHGSWAPTTTHHLSPLSPASNGHQSLVYSQTGYTMLSPQSSLHHSLRDPLHDDAGSLDNQMESPQQPFSHHQDHSDEDAPSSDDLEQFAKQFKQRRIKLGFTQADVGLALGTLYGNVFSQTTICRFEALQLSFKNMCKLKPLLNKWLEETDSNTGSPTNLDKIAAQGRKRKKRTSIEVGVKGALENHFLKCPKPSAHEITSLAGTLQLEKEVVRVWFCNRRQKEKRMTPVGVPHPTMEDVYSQAETPPLHHTLQSPVQ